One part of the Microbacterium aurugineum genome encodes these proteins:
- a CDS encoding LCP family protein, translating to MVRRTPDKDRSTVARHATLPSPGPARGFLKIAGITLGVVLVSAIAVAAFVVTDYFNRFNDGAVTLEGAPEVEPPSISAYPGEFSMLIIGTDECGAVSTGLLGERCSEADGGILNDVNLLVHVSAEPRKVTAISLPRDLMLETPECTLPDGSVASATSKTQINSIFQRAGLSCVAKTVTELTGMEIPFAAKIDFDGVMEVTDAIGGVEVCIGGDGIRDSHTALDWAPGPRTVSGYEALQFIRTRHGVGDESDMARVSNQQQYMSRLVKKIMSDEVLTDPGKVLGLANTVVDNIDPSDQLANPVRLAQLALSIKDVPFSEFVFVQYPVFEDPDDSDRVIPNREAAATIWDALKAGQSVQLTGKASNNGGVELVDPAPGTDPEAPATEVPPTGTPSPRATLDPAISGQTVEQETCANGKLR from the coding sequence ATGGTTCGCCGCACTCCCGACAAGGACCGTTCGACGGTCGCCCGCCACGCGACGCTCCCCTCTCCCGGGCCCGCCAGAGGTTTCCTGAAGATCGCCGGAATCACGCTGGGCGTCGTGCTCGTCTCCGCGATCGCCGTCGCCGCTTTCGTCGTGACCGACTACTTCAACCGATTCAACGACGGTGCCGTCACGCTGGAGGGTGCGCCGGAGGTCGAGCCGCCCTCGATCAGTGCCTACCCCGGCGAGTTCAGCATGCTCATCATCGGGACCGACGAGTGCGGTGCGGTGTCGACGGGCCTGCTGGGTGAGCGCTGCTCCGAGGCTGACGGCGGGATCCTCAACGACGTGAACCTGCTCGTGCACGTGTCGGCGGAACCCCGCAAGGTCACGGCGATCTCGCTCCCTCGTGATCTGATGCTCGAGACGCCGGAGTGCACCCTGCCCGACGGATCCGTCGCCTCGGCCACGAGCAAGACGCAGATCAACTCGATCTTCCAGCGAGCAGGACTGTCCTGCGTGGCGAAGACGGTGACCGAGCTCACGGGCATGGAGATCCCCTTCGCCGCGAAGATCGACTTCGACGGCGTGATGGAGGTGACCGATGCGATCGGCGGCGTCGAGGTGTGCATCGGCGGCGACGGCATCCGAGACAGCCACACCGCTCTCGACTGGGCGCCAGGCCCCCGCACCGTCTCCGGCTACGAAGCCCTCCAGTTCATCCGCACGCGGCACGGCGTCGGCGACGAGAGCGACATGGCGAGGGTGTCGAACCAGCAGCAGTACATGTCGCGCCTGGTGAAGAAGATCATGAGCGACGAGGTCCTCACCGACCCCGGCAAGGTGCTCGGACTCGCCAACACCGTCGTCGACAACATCGACCCGAGCGACCAGCTGGCCAACCCGGTGCGTCTGGCCCAGCTCGCCCTCTCCATCAAGGACGTGCCGTTCTCCGAGTTCGTCTTCGTGCAGTACCCCGTGTTCGAGGACCCGGACGATTCCGACCGCGTCATCCCCAACCGCGAGGCTGCCGCGACGATCTGGGATGCGCTGAAGGCCGGCCAGTCGGTGCAGCTGACGGGCAAGGCCAGCAACAACGGCGGCGTCGAGCTCGTCGACCCCGCGCCGGGAACCGATCCGGAGGCACCGGCGACCGAGGTGCCTCCCACCGGGACACCCTCGCCGCGTGCCACGCTCGACCCGGCCATCTCCGGCCAGACGGTCGAGCAGGAGACGTGCGCCAACGGCAAGCTGCGCTGA
- a CDS encoding DUF3054 domain-containing protein — translation MRYLPAVIVDIVLVLVFAVIGRASHDENPAGFLLTAWPFLIAVLLGHLLAALLPGRPRRPWSVLWGVVVWIVTVAGGMLIRVLSGDTAEVPFIIVATLVLGAFLVGWRGIAALLRRRRGAAPHHDLADSTEQGDPGDSVT, via the coding sequence ATGAGGTACCTCCCTGCCGTCATCGTCGACATCGTGCTCGTGCTGGTCTTCGCTGTGATCGGCCGGGCCTCGCATGATGAGAACCCCGCCGGGTTCCTGCTCACCGCCTGGCCCTTCCTGATCGCGGTGCTCCTCGGGCATCTCCTCGCCGCTCTGCTCCCGGGCAGGCCGCGCCGCCCGTGGTCCGTCCTGTGGGGCGTGGTCGTGTGGATCGTGACGGTCGCAGGCGGAATGCTCATCCGCGTGCTCAGTGGTGACACCGCCGAGGTGCCGTTCATCATCGTCGCGACGCTGGTCCTCGGCGCGTTCCTCGTCGGCTGGCGCGGGATCGCGGCGTTGCTTCGCCGCCGACGTGGCGCCGCCCCTCACCACGACCTCGCGGACTCGACCGAGCAGGGTGACCCAGGCGACTCGGTCACCTGA
- a CDS encoding carbohydrate ABC transporter permease: protein MSMVQAPLPATKAESTSASVAGGRKRRGLSIVAARPWLLLAPGLAILAVLMLWPLVQVFIYSLQDYGLREINTGENNWIGFDNYVEALTNPTLWTVVLPNTVGFAAVAVFVTVAVGTLVALLLARLGTTWRVIVSSCIMVAWAMPAVTGTYVWTFIFDADRGIFNQVLMDLGLMSDPVNWFTNQWSFYAIVLLNVVHHGFPFVAITVLAGLLGVSKEMLEAAALDGAGAWRRFWKIIFPTLRPVFSVVIILSTIWDFKVFAQVYLMPGGGGGNRQVLNLGVWSYVESFGQNRYGFGAALAVLLTLVLIGITIVYIRSLMKEDEL, encoded by the coding sequence ATGTCGATGGTGCAAGCGCCACTGCCGGCCACGAAGGCGGAGTCCACCTCCGCCTCCGTGGCCGGCGGCCGGAAGCGACGCGGTCTCTCGATCGTCGCGGCCCGCCCCTGGCTCCTTCTCGCGCCCGGGCTGGCCATCCTCGCGGTGCTCATGCTCTGGCCGCTCGTCCAGGTGTTCATCTACTCGCTGCAGGACTACGGCCTGCGTGAGATCAACACCGGGGAGAACAACTGGATCGGCTTCGACAACTATGTCGAGGCGCTCACCAACCCGACTCTCTGGACGGTGGTGCTGCCCAACACGGTCGGGTTCGCCGCTGTCGCGGTGTTCGTCACCGTGGCCGTCGGCACGCTCGTGGCCCTGCTCCTCGCGCGCCTCGGCACGACCTGGCGGGTCATCGTCTCCAGCTGCATCATGGTCGCGTGGGCGATGCCCGCCGTGACCGGCACGTACGTCTGGACCTTCATCTTCGATGCCGACCGCGGCATCTTCAACCAGGTCCTCATGGACCTCGGTCTCATGAGCGATCCGGTCAACTGGTTCACCAACCAGTGGTCGTTCTACGCCATCGTGCTCCTCAACGTGGTCCACCACGGCTTCCCGTTCGTGGCGATCACCGTGCTGGCCGGCCTCCTCGGCGTCTCGAAGGAGATGCTCGAAGCCGCAGCGCTCGACGGTGCGGGCGCCTGGCGCCGCTTCTGGAAGATCATCTTCCCGACGCTCAGGCCCGTGTTCTCGGTCGTGATCATCCTCTCGACCATCTGGGACTTCAAGGTCTTCGCACAGGTGTACCTGATGCCCGGCGGCGGGGGTGGCAACCGTCAGGTGCTGAACCTCGGTGTCTGGTCCTACGTCGAGTCCTTCGGACAGAACCGCTACGGATTCGGTGCCGCTCTCGCCGTGCTGCTCACCCTCGTGCTCATCGGCATCACGATCGTCTACATCCGCTCCCTCATGAAGGAGGACGAGCTGTGA
- a CDS encoding ABC transporter permease produces MTAVASVVPESRATGPRLAWLRDRGMGASILVAALSAAFGVLLVEITAYIGAVLQADPFIGDSGTLAFVVALLSVLLTVVAMYVAAIVTANTFSTIIAGRTRQIALLRLIGATARSQRAEVGTQGLVVGLIGAGLGLLAGLVLAAIGVQVGAQFLDNVPTSFSLAQPFVALPAVGVALTTWAAAWAGSRRVLSVTPLQALGGAVERTHEEVSGTKGRHIGAWILLLTGAALLAGGVVVGLMTPLGVVVAFFGGVLSFTGLALGSVLFMPPVLRLVGRMFGSSATARLAAENALRYPERSSRMAIGVVMGVTLVTMFAVALESAKRLMMSQVTGEVPDEFFAPMDAFAAIMMVLVAVSAVIAAVGLVNLLTIGVVQRRRELGLLRSIGLSNGQVRRMVLLEATHITVAATLTGLVLGIVYGWIAAQSLLGSVPTLPDFVPAGLVAPQIPWIPVAIIVASTAVLTLVAAATPTRLATRVAPVEALAAD; encoded by the coding sequence GTGACCGCCGTCGCGTCGGTCGTCCCTGAGAGTCGGGCGACCGGACCGCGTCTGGCCTGGCTGCGTGATCGCGGTATGGGCGCCAGCATACTGGTGGCCGCGCTGTCGGCCGCGTTCGGGGTGCTCCTCGTGGAGATCACCGCCTACATCGGCGCCGTGTTGCAGGCCGATCCGTTCATCGGCGACAGCGGGACGCTCGCGTTCGTCGTCGCGCTCCTGTCGGTGCTGCTGACGGTGGTCGCGATGTATGTCGCGGCGATCGTCACGGCGAACACCTTCTCGACGATCATCGCCGGGCGCACCCGGCAGATCGCTCTCCTCCGTCTGATCGGAGCGACGGCGCGCTCGCAGCGGGCCGAGGTGGGCACGCAGGGCCTCGTGGTCGGGCTGATCGGCGCGGGGCTCGGCCTTCTCGCCGGACTCGTGCTGGCGGCGATCGGGGTGCAGGTCGGCGCCCAGTTCCTCGACAACGTCCCGACCTCCTTCTCCCTCGCGCAGCCGTTCGTGGCGCTTCCGGCGGTCGGCGTGGCGCTCACCACCTGGGCCGCAGCCTGGGCCGGCTCGCGACGGGTGCTCTCGGTGACCCCGCTGCAGGCCCTCGGCGGCGCCGTGGAACGCACGCACGAGGAGGTCTCGGGCACGAAGGGACGACACATCGGCGCGTGGATCCTGCTCCTCACCGGTGCGGCACTGCTGGCCGGTGGGGTGGTGGTCGGCCTCATGACGCCCCTCGGCGTCGTGGTCGCCTTCTTCGGTGGGGTGCTCTCGTTCACCGGCCTGGCCCTCGGATCCGTGCTGTTCATGCCGCCCGTGCTGCGGTTGGTGGGGCGGATGTTCGGGTCGAGTGCCACCGCGCGACTCGCCGCCGAGAACGCACTGCGGTATCCGGAGCGCTCGTCGCGGATGGCGATCGGCGTGGTGATGGGGGTGACCCTGGTGACGATGTTCGCCGTCGCGCTCGAGTCCGCGAAGCGTCTGATGATGAGCCAGGTCACGGGAGAGGTCCCCGACGAGTTCTTCGCCCCGATGGATGCCTTCGCCGCGATCATGATGGTGCTCGTGGCCGTCTCCGCCGTGATCGCCGCGGTCGGCCTTGTGAACCTGCTCACGATCGGTGTCGTGCAGCGCCGTCGCGAACTCGGTCTGCTGCGCTCGATCGGTCTGTCCAACGGGCAGGTGCGGCGGATGGTCCTCTTGGAGGCGACGCACATCACCGTCGCGGCGACGCTGACCGGCCTCGTGCTGGGCATCGTGTACGGCTGGATCGCCGCGCAGTCGCTCCTGGGATCCGTCCCGACCCTGCCCGATTTCGTCCCCGCCGGCCTCGTGGCACCGCAGATCCCGTGGATCCCGGTGGCGATCATCGTCGCCTCCACGGCCGTGCTCACCCTCGTGGCCGCGGCGACGCCCACCCGCCTGGCGACGCGGGTGGCTCCGGTGGAGGCGCTCGCGGCGGACTGA
- a CDS encoding carbohydrate ABC transporter permease — MNPRPRLRSRIGTGIAVAAVLIFTLFPVYWMVSSAFDAKASSGGQSLVPQEFTWDNFAFVLTEGGFGTYLRNSAIVALVTVLVSALVCLLAAVAVARFKFKFRTMILMMILIVQMVPLEALVIPLFLQVKSLGLLNSILGLMVVYVALSLAFGIWMLRGFVAAVPVELEEAAYIDGASWWRMFRSVLLPLVMPGLVATSIFSFITAWNEFIFAMTILGAQTDQYTVSIGLKSFFGLYSNDWGSIMAASTIITVPVMIFFVLVQRKLASGMVAGAVKG, encoded by the coding sequence GTGAACCCGCGTCCGAGGCTCCGCTCCCGCATCGGCACCGGCATCGCGGTCGCCGCGGTCCTGATCTTCACCCTGTTCCCCGTCTACTGGATGGTCTCGAGCGCCTTCGACGCCAAGGCCTCCAGCGGTGGGCAGTCGTTGGTCCCCCAGGAATTCACGTGGGACAACTTCGCCTTCGTCTTGACCGAGGGGGGCTTCGGCACCTACCTCCGCAACTCGGCGATCGTCGCGCTCGTCACTGTGCTCGTCAGTGCGCTCGTGTGTCTGCTCGCCGCGGTCGCGGTCGCGCGCTTCAAGTTCAAGTTCCGCACCATGATCCTGATGATGATCCTCATCGTGCAGATGGTGCCGCTCGAGGCGCTCGTCATCCCGCTCTTCCTCCAGGTCAAGAGCCTCGGTCTGCTCAACAGCATCCTCGGACTCATGGTCGTGTACGTCGCGCTGTCCCTCGCGTTCGGCATCTGGATGCTGCGCGGCTTCGTGGCGGCCGTCCCCGTCGAGCTCGAAGAGGCCGCGTACATCGACGGCGCGAGCTGGTGGCGGATGTTCCGTTCGGTGCTGCTGCCCCTGGTCATGCCCGGTCTGGTCGCGACGAGCATCTTCAGCTTCATCACCGCGTGGAACGAGTTCATCTTCGCGATGACGATCCTCGGCGCGCAGACCGACCAGTACACGGTCTCGATCGGTCTGAAGTCGTTCTTCGGCCTCTACTCCAACGACTGGGGCAGCATCATGGCGGCCTCGACCATCATCACGGTCCCGGTCATGATCTTCTTCGTCCTCGTGCAGCGCAAGCTCGCCTCGGGCATGGTCGCAGGAGCGGTGAAGGGATGA
- a CDS encoding 2-phosphosulfolactate phosphatase, whose protein sequence is MPSPFDQSTYQVRLEWGTAGLARLAPTDIVVVVDVLRFSSTVIDAVVSGTEVVLAEAEGWSRNGAAVAAAAAPDATVLIGGVRNASAVARAVQTLQERRQARTSVAIIAAGEADAEGTLRFAVEDQLGAGAIVLALSDRGIDHTAPDAAVAAEGFRALRGALRHMIGASGSGRELAGGVEATTRIEAAGLVPTSTTDAAALDAVDVVPVLRAGAFVPFA, encoded by the coding sequence ATGCCGTCGCCGTTCGATCAGTCCACGTATCAGGTCCGTCTCGAGTGGGGCACCGCGGGCCTCGCCCGCCTCGCCCCCACTGACATCGTGGTGGTCGTGGATGTGCTGCGGTTCTCCTCCACGGTCATCGATGCGGTGGTGTCCGGCACGGAGGTCGTGCTGGCGGAGGCGGAGGGCTGGTCGCGGAACGGCGCGGCAGTCGCCGCGGCGGCAGCACCGGATGCGACCGTGCTGATCGGCGGTGTTCGCAACGCCTCTGCCGTGGCACGCGCGGTGCAGACGCTCCAGGAGCGGCGGCAGGCGCGCACCTCGGTCGCGATCATCGCTGCGGGGGAGGCCGATGCGGAGGGAACGCTGCGGTTCGCGGTCGAGGACCAGCTCGGCGCGGGGGCGATCGTCCTGGCCCTCTCGGATCGCGGCATCGATCACACGGCCCCGGATGCGGCGGTCGCTGCCGAGGGGTTCCGTGCCCTGCGAGGCGCCCTGCGGCACATGATCGGCGCGAGCGGGTCAGGGCGCGAGCTCGCCGGGGGCGTCGAGGCGACCACCCGCATCGAGGCAGCCGGTCTGGTGCCGACGTCGACGACGGACGCTGCCGCGCTCGACGCGGTCGACGTCGTCCCGGTGCTGCGGGCGGGGGCGTTCGTCCCGTTCGCCTGA
- a CDS encoding SprT-like domain-containing protein: protein MAELDRVRVWGEALITLHLDDSWSFGFDNAKRRAGQCDYTKQRITVSRYLAARFDDDEIHQVLLHEVAHALAGHAAAHGPAWKRVARDLGYVGGTTHHGETAVELAPWVGSCPAGHVTYRHRRPTRPTSCARCSRTYDARHLFAWTRREISSDVRLAAQMPR from the coding sequence ATGGCGGAACTCGACCGTGTGCGTGTCTGGGGCGAAGCACTGATCACGCTGCATCTCGATGACAGCTGGTCCTTCGGCTTCGACAATGCCAAGCGCCGTGCCGGGCAGTGCGACTACACGAAACAGCGCATCACGGTCTCGCGCTATCTGGCCGCGCGGTTCGATGACGACGAGATCCACCAGGTGCTGCTGCACGAGGTCGCGCACGCCCTCGCCGGTCACGCGGCGGCGCACGGACCGGCGTGGAAGCGCGTCGCGCGCGACCTCGGATACGTCGGCGGCACGACGCACCACGGAGAGACCGCCGTCGAGCTCGCCCCCTGGGTGGGAAGCTGTCCCGCGGGTCACGTGACGTACCGCCACCGCCGACCGACCCGCCCCACTTCATGCGCGCGTTGTTCGCGCACCTACGACGCCCGACACCTGTTCGCCTGGACGCGGCGCGAGATCTCGTCCGACGTGCGTCTCGCCGCGCAGATGCCGCGCTGA
- a CDS encoding ABC transporter ATP-binding protein produces MEITTTDMGLAARVQHLKKTYGSGEGTVRALDDVSVGIRRGQFTAIMGPSGSGKSTLMHIMAGLDSPTEGRAWIGDTEITGLGDIDLTILRRRRVGFIFQAFNLVPTLDARANIMLPFELDGRRPSAIERARIDGLIETLGLGSRLNHRPHQLSGGQQQRVAIARALATAPDLVFADEPTGNLDSKTGREVLRLLATASRDHGQSIAMVTHDAIAASHADRVLYLGDGRIVADHPRQTAEEISAYMLAAEVAA; encoded by the coding sequence ATGGAGATCACGACCACCGACATGGGGCTCGCCGCCCGCGTCCAGCACCTGAAGAAGACCTACGGCTCGGGCGAGGGCACCGTCCGTGCGCTCGACGATGTCAGCGTGGGCATCCGCCGCGGACAGTTCACCGCGATCATGGGGCCCTCCGGCTCGGGGAAGTCCACCCTGATGCACATCATGGCGGGGCTCGACAGCCCCACGGAGGGCCGTGCGTGGATCGGCGACACCGAGATCACCGGGCTCGGTGACATCGACCTCACCATCCTGCGCCGCCGTCGCGTGGGCTTCATCTTCCAGGCGTTCAACCTCGTCCCCACGCTCGACGCACGCGCCAACATCATGCTGCCGTTCGAGCTCGACGGCCGGCGTCCGAGCGCGATCGAACGCGCCAGGATCGACGGTCTCATCGAGACCCTCGGCCTCGGCTCACGCTTGAACCACCGGCCCCATCAGCTGTCGGGCGGGCAGCAGCAGCGGGTCGCGATCGCCCGCGCTCTCGCCACCGCGCCCGACCTCGTGTTCGCGGATGAGCCCACCGGGAACCTCGACTCGAAGACAGGACGAGAGGTGTTGCGTCTGCTCGCCACGGCGAGCCGGGACCACGGGCAGTCCATCGCGATGGTCACGCATGACGCGATCGCTGCGAGTCACGCCGACCGCGTGTTGTACCTCGGAGACGGCCGCATCGTCGCGGACCACCCTCGGCAGACCGCGGAGGAGATCTCCGCGTACATGCTCGCCGCGGAGGTGGCCGCGTGA
- a CDS encoding sugar ABC transporter substrate-binding protein, with amino-acid sequence MHKRILSAVALGAVATLALAGCAGGSDTGSADGEGKELTVWIMKGTNPDATAFYDDVSAAFEKETGATVKIEEIQWADAHDRFVTSIAGGTTPDIAETGTTWTAEFADAGALLPIDEYVDGEKDLRGDLVEGLEVAGTYDGELYGMPWYAGVRSLVYRADVFEELGLDAPKTWDDIVAAGDAIKAAKPDMLPFPVPGDAEFQVYPWVWGAGGEIATKDGDTWTSELDSPESQAGIEFYTGLATEHGFSSAGATTWKETDLRDAFTQGNVAMMLSGSWTPNSLIEANPELEGKIGAAVIPGEDGGIAPSVLGGSHLSIFNTTKNADLAWEFVKLVTTGEFAEQWSNETGYFPGVQSAMEEALASTDPLVAPFAEQMVDGGASVPVTPNFGAVQAKKTTNSMIQAILSGQKDVATATKDAAAEMTALLNQ; translated from the coding sequence ATGCACAAGCGCATTCTCTCGGCCGTGGCGCTCGGCGCCGTGGCCACGCTCGCCCTCGCCGGCTGCGCCGGCGGCAGCGACACCGGTTCGGCCGACGGTGAGGGCAAGGAGCTCACCGTCTGGATCATGAAGGGCACCAACCCCGACGCGACCGCCTTCTACGACGACGTCTCGGCAGCCTTCGAGAAGGAGACCGGTGCGACGGTCAAGATCGAGGAGATCCAGTGGGCCGACGCTCACGATCGCTTCGTGACCTCCATCGCCGGTGGCACGACCCCCGACATCGCCGAGACCGGCACCACCTGGACCGCCGAGTTCGCCGACGCCGGAGCACTCCTCCCGATCGACGAGTACGTCGACGGTGAGAAGGACCTGCGCGGCGACCTGGTCGAGGGCCTCGAGGTCGCCGGCACCTACGACGGTGAGCTCTACGGCATGCCCTGGTACGCCGGCGTCCGCTCGCTCGTCTACCGCGCCGACGTGTTCGAGGAACTCGGTCTCGACGCTCCGAAGACGTGGGACGACATCGTCGCCGCGGGTGACGCGATCAAGGCGGCCAAGCCCGACATGCTGCCGTTCCCGGTTCCGGGTGACGCCGAGTTCCAGGTCTACCCCTGGGTCTGGGGTGCCGGCGGCGAGATCGCCACGAAGGACGGCGACACCTGGACGAGCGAGCTCGACAGCCCCGAGTCGCAGGCGGGCATCGAGTTCTACACGGGCCTGGCGACCGAGCACGGCTTCTCCTCCGCAGGTGCCACCACCTGGAAGGAGACCGACCTCCGCGACGCGTTCACCCAGGGCAACGTCGCCATGATGCTCTCCGGCTCCTGGACGCCGAACTCGCTCATCGAGGCGAACCCCGAGCTCGAAGGCAAGATCGGCGCCGCGGTCATCCCCGGCGAAGACGGCGGCATCGCCCCGTCCGTGCTGGGCGGATCGCACCTCTCGATCTTCAACACGACCAAGAACGCCGACCTGGCGTGGGAGTTCGTGAAGCTCGTCACCACCGGTGAGTTCGCCGAGCAGTGGTCGAACGAGACCGGCTACTTCCCGGGCGTGCAGTCCGCGATGGAGGAGGCCCTCGCCTCGACCGACCCGCTCGTCGCACCGTTCGCCGAGCAGATGGTCGACGGCGGCGCATCCGTGCCGGTCACCCCGAACTTCGGCGCCGTGCAGGCGAAGAAGACGACCAACTCCATGATCCAGGCCATCCTCAGCGGGCAGAAGGACGTCGCCACCGCGACGAAGGACGCCGCCGCCGAGATGACCGCACTGCTCAACCAGTAA
- a CDS encoding glycoside hydrolase family 3 N-terminal domain-containing protein, with amino-acid sequence MTDELERLANGVLWPGFFGTEAPEWLRQELRDGLAGVVYFGQNVGEGLPALSAEILDANPNALIGIDEEGGSVTRLESATGSTVPGAAQLGLLDDLVASERTGAELARRVRAVGANVVLGPVADVNTDPRNPVIGVRAFGDDEALVSRHVVATIDGIQDSAVAACVKHFPGHGDTHLDSHHSLPEITLDVEEFERVHLEPFRAAVDAGVDAVMTAHIVVPAWGEQPATLNPRVLGKLRDWGYDGVIITDALDMAAIRETVGLGGGAALALAAGADLLCIGNPTNPGDAALVDQDERDFHAARDGIVAALRDGSLSRARVEEAAARVAALATKLRAAAELGHDDPDDYDAAEIVRRTVTISGDAPEAATALAVIDARRRSTLAVDSAGSYVANALAADGLRVRLDVASADLPEQDRVLDEVTAAPGTTVLLIDRPDTDAAQRSLVERAAVRDPGAVVVNVGLPTRSPLPLPTIEVAAASRLGAQMAREALLGRFAVKQRMNSAG; translated from the coding sequence ATGACCGACGAGCTCGAGCGCCTCGCGAACGGTGTGCTGTGGCCGGGATTCTTCGGCACCGAAGCACCCGAGTGGTTGCGCCAGGAACTGCGCGACGGCCTCGCCGGCGTGGTGTACTTCGGCCAGAACGTCGGCGAAGGACTCCCGGCCTTGAGCGCAGAGATCCTCGACGCGAACCCGAACGCCCTGATCGGCATCGACGAAGAGGGCGGCAGCGTCACGCGCCTCGAATCCGCCACCGGCTCCACCGTGCCCGGAGCCGCTCAGCTCGGGCTCCTCGACGATCTGGTCGCCTCGGAGCGGACCGGCGCGGAACTCGCCCGGCGGGTGCGTGCGGTCGGCGCGAACGTCGTGCTCGGTCCAGTCGCCGACGTCAACACCGACCCTCGCAACCCGGTGATCGGCGTGCGGGCCTTCGGTGACGACGAGGCGCTCGTCTCCCGTCACGTGGTCGCGACGATCGACGGCATCCAGGACTCCGCGGTCGCCGCGTGCGTGAAGCACTTCCCCGGCCACGGCGACACCCACCTCGACTCGCACCACTCCCTTCCCGAGATCACTCTCGACGTCGAGGAGTTCGAACGGGTGCACCTGGAGCCGTTCCGCGCGGCGGTCGATGCCGGCGTCGATGCCGTGATGACCGCCCACATCGTGGTCCCGGCGTGGGGCGAGCAGCCCGCGACGCTCAACCCCCGCGTGCTCGGAAAGCTGCGCGACTGGGGCTATGACGGCGTCATCATCACGGATGCGCTGGACATGGCCGCCATCCGCGAGACGGTCGGACTCGGCGGGGGAGCGGCGCTCGCCCTCGCTGCCGGCGCCGACCTCCTCTGCATCGGCAACCCGACCAACCCGGGTGACGCCGCGCTTGTGGATCAGGACGAACGGGACTTCCACGCGGCCAGGGACGGGATCGTCGCCGCGTTGCGCGACGGCTCGCTCTCCCGTGCGCGCGTGGAGGAGGCGGCCGCTCGCGTCGCCGCACTCGCCACCAAGCTGCGCGCCGCCGCAGAGCTCGGGCACGACGACCCGGACGACTACGACGCCGCGGAGATCGTGCGTCGGACGGTGACGATCTCCGGCGATGCCCCCGAGGCAGCCACGGCCCTCGCGGTCATCGACGCGCGCCGCCGGTCGACCCTCGCCGTCGACAGTGCGGGATCGTACGTGGCGAATGCCCTCGCCGCAGACGGACTCCGTGTGCGCCTGGACGTCGCGTCCGCCGACCTGCCGGAGCAGGACCGTGTGCTCGACGAGGTCACGGCGGCGCCCGGTACGACGGTGCTGCTGATCGACAGACCCGACACGGATGCCGCGCAGCGCTCTCTCGTCGAGCGGGCGGCTGTCCGTGATCCCGGAGCGGTCGTCGTCAACGTCGGTCTTCCGACGCGGA
- a CDS encoding spermidine synthase, protein MGRTRSRDTEHPQARLDHGGIAGVMPSEFTTGFELIVDGTPQSHVDLDDPTHLHFEYIVRMGAVIDQLAAGPLTAVHLGAGAMTIPRYIEATRPGSRQQVIELEAPLAQLVREHLPLPKGASIRIRIGDARAGVTKLPNALRTNCDLVVSDVYSGAQTPAHLTSVEFYRELAELLAPGGVLLVNVADGPGLAFARRQTATIAEVLPEVAVLADTQVLKGRRFGNLVIAASAAPLPTEWLPRILAAGPHPAKIAQGAEVETFTQGARIVTDADAVASPRPDASLFLR, encoded by the coding sequence ATGGGCCGGACGAGATCGCGCGACACCGAGCACCCGCAGGCCCGACTCGATCATGGCGGCATCGCCGGTGTCATGCCGTCGGAGTTCACCACGGGCTTCGAGCTGATCGTCGACGGCACCCCGCAGTCGCACGTCGACCTCGACGACCCGACGCACCTGCACTTCGAGTACATCGTGCGCATGGGGGCGGTGATCGACCAGCTCGCCGCAGGCCCGCTGACCGCCGTGCACCTCGGCGCCGGCGCGATGACGATCCCCCGCTACATCGAAGCGACGCGCCCCGGCTCCCGCCAGCAGGTCATCGAGCTGGAGGCTCCGCTGGCACAGCTGGTCCGGGAGCACCTCCCGCTGCCGAAGGGCGCCTCCATCCGGATCAGGATCGGCGACGCGCGGGCGGGCGTCACGAAGCTCCCGAACGCACTGCGGACGAACTGCGACCTCGTCGTCTCCGACGTCTACTCGGGAGCACAGACGCCCGCACACCTCACCAGCGTCGAGTTCTACCGCGAGCTCGCGGAGCTGCTGGCTCCCGGCGGCGTGCTCCTCGTCAACGTCGCCGACGGTCCCGGCCTCGCCTTCGCCCGGCGCCAGACGGCGACGATCGCGGAGGTCCTCCCGGAGGTCGCCGTGCTCGCCGACACCCAGGTGCTCAAGGGCAGACGATTCGGGAACCTCGTGATCGCGGCGTCCGCCGCTCCCCTGCCGACGGAATGGCTGCCGCGGATTCTCGCCGCCGGCCCCCACCCCGCGAAGATCGCCCAAGGCGCCGAGGTCGAGACGTTTACCCAGGGCGCCCGCATCGTCACGGATGCGGATGCCGTCGCCTCACCGCGTCCCGACGCCTCGCTGTTCCTGCGCTGA